One window of the Flavobacteriaceae bacterium YJPT1-3 genome contains the following:
- a CDS encoding BatA domain-containing protein translates to MTFAHPAWLWGLLGLLVPIAIHLWSRRKVRVIKVGSIQWLQETTSRKSNRIQLHEYALLALRCLILLLVVLLLSGPQLRNPVDASPVTFLVDPLLAESTRVKAAREQNPEAEWRWFSPEFPVYDASDEAERKKEVPNYWQLSRDMESLPTDSIVVYTQSRLSGVRGKRPELMKPVQFIVLPDESSLSQLLQARRTNRSIEALTLTTDANGLAFAKSSLRDSRPTGEQSDKSSLRDLPADEVGSRPTGEQSDKSSLRDLPAEEVGSRPAGGQSDTSSLEDLPQSNAQGSGTLVALQPLQEPYSISGDSLIKRSASNTEKVAIKNTLPIRLQMYRDEAQEQEARLLKAALIAIEKYTQRPIAVQIKRPNDFSQPDREDPIIWLSDQEPPAMEGKLLVYRQDSLSNSWIEKAAHPNLSYLVQKLSLKNSLEYHLSESLLNWLLEDHELKQRIAALDRRQMDERLLQPRLTTGALDQKFKEKDLALPFWLLLIVALGGERILSFIRKQ, encoded by the coding sequence ATGACCTTTGCACATCCAGCCTGGTTATGGGGATTGTTGGGTCTGTTAGTCCCTATTGCAATCCATCTGTGGAGTCGGCGAAAAGTGCGGGTGATCAAGGTAGGTAGTATCCAGTGGCTGCAGGAGACGACTTCCCGCAAGAGTAACCGCATCCAATTGCATGAATACGCCTTATTGGCTCTCCGCTGCCTGATTCTTCTCCTTGTGGTTCTGCTTTTATCCGGTCCGCAGTTACGCAATCCGGTCGACGCTTCCCCAGTCACCTTTCTGGTGGATCCCTTACTTGCAGAATCGACTCGGGTGAAAGCGGCCAGAGAACAGAACCCAGAAGCCGAATGGAGATGGTTCTCTCCTGAATTTCCAGTCTATGATGCTTCAGACGAAGCGGAAAGGAAAAAGGAAGTGCCTAACTATTGGCAATTGAGCCGAGACATGGAGTCACTTCCTACAGATAGCATTGTGGTGTACACGCAGTCCCGTCTATCCGGAGTGCGTGGAAAAAGGCCAGAACTTATGAAACCCGTTCAATTCATCGTGCTGCCTGATGAGTCCAGCCTATCTCAACTCCTTCAGGCTCGGCGTACAAACAGAAGTATTGAAGCCTTGACACTAACTACTGATGCCAATGGCCTCGCTTTCGCGAAATCGAGCTTGCGAGATTCACGACCAACGGGAGAGCAAAGCGATAAATCGAGCTTGCGAGACCTGCCTGCCGACGAGGTAGGTTCACGACCAACGGGAGAGCAAAGCGATAAATCGAGCTTGCGAGACCTGCCTGCCGAAGAGGTAGGTTCACGACCAGCGGGAGGGCAAAGCGATACATCGAGCCTGGAAGATTTACCACAAAGTAATGCCCAGGGAAGTGGTACTCTAGTAGCGCTTCAGCCGCTACAGGAGCCCTATAGTATCTCCGGAGACAGTTTAATAAAGCGCAGCGCAAGCAACACCGAGAAGGTTGCCATCAAAAACACCTTGCCTATTCGTTTGCAGATGTACAGGGATGAGGCTCAGGAACAGGAGGCGCGACTGCTTAAAGCCGCCTTAATCGCCATCGAAAAGTACACCCAGCGACCCATAGCGGTGCAAATAAAGCGTCCCAATGACTTTTCGCAGCCGGACAGGGAAGACCCGATCATTTGGCTGAGTGATCAGGAACCTCCTGCCATGGAAGGGAAATTATTGGTTTATCGACAAGATTCGCTAAGTAATTCCTGGATCGAAAAAGCTGCTCATCCTAATCTTTCCTATCTTGTTCAGAAGCTTAGCCTAAAAAACAGCCTGGAGTACCACCTGAGCGAATCATTATTGAATTGGCTTCTTGAAGATCACGAGTTGAAGCAAAGGATCGCAGCTTTGGATAGACGGCAGATGGATGAACGCCTGCTGCAACCGCGTTTGACCACCGGAGCGTTGGATCAAAAGTTCAAGGAAAAAGACCTTGCGCTTCCATTTTGGCTTCTGCTCATTGTGGCTTTAGGCGGAGAACGTATTTTATCATTCATTAGAAAACAGTGA
- a CDS encoding DUF58 domain-containing protein produces the protein MKTEYKELLKPEIIDSVEGLALISRVLVEGYLSGLNQSRRLGPGLEFSQYRGYQPGDDIRLLDWKMLARSDRYYIKQADIDTHASVRIIIDASASMNHEEGPWSKLQMAKVLAATLGNLAHKQGDGIALYALNSKKEFALPEGNNPQHFKKFLYELSTMTATNRWPKSSPFFDQLHGGGKKEMVFFITDLYEDQKELLDQITKLKTARNELIVFHLVGQAEMEFEYEGQLIFEDLETGARLKVTAKEAREHYLKGFREKLNEYEQKFLNEHIGYQRILLQESLGEQLRSFLKTRLNASQP, from the coding sequence GTGAAAACGGAGTACAAAGAGTTACTCAAACCGGAAATTATCGATAGCGTGGAAGGGCTAGCCCTGATCTCACGGGTCCTGGTGGAAGGGTATCTGAGCGGACTTAATCAAAGCAGGAGACTAGGTCCCGGACTCGAATTCAGCCAATACCGCGGGTATCAACCCGGCGATGACATTCGTCTCTTAGACTGGAAAATGCTTGCCCGTTCTGACAGATACTACATTAAGCAGGCTGACATTGATACCCATGCCTCTGTCCGCATCATCATAGACGCCAGCGCGTCCATGAACCATGAAGAAGGCCCCTGGTCCAAATTACAAATGGCCAAGGTGTTGGCCGCCACCCTGGGGAATCTGGCTCATAAGCAAGGCGACGGTATCGCCCTCTACGCATTAAATTCAAAAAAAGAGTTCGCTCTACCTGAAGGGAACAATCCGCAGCATTTTAAAAAGTTTCTCTATGAGCTGAGTACCATGACGGCCACTAATCGATGGCCGAAATCTTCTCCATTTTTCGACCAGTTACACGGAGGAGGAAAAAAAGAGATGGTCTTTTTTATCACCGATCTGTACGAAGATCAAAAGGAGCTTTTGGATCAGATCACAAAACTCAAGACGGCCCGCAATGAATTGATCGTTTTTCATTTGGTGGGACAGGCTGAAATGGAATTTGAGTATGAAGGTCAGCTCATCTTTGAAGACCTGGAAACTGGCGCCCGGCTCAAAGTGACAGCAAAAGAGGCCCGGGAACACTATCTGAAAGGCTTTCGCGAAAAGCTTAACGAGTACGAACAAAAATTCCTCAATGAGCACATTGGCTATCAAAGAATCCTGCTCCAAGAATCACTAGGAGAGCAGCTGAGATCCTTTTTAAAAACCCGTTTAAACGCTTCGCAGCCATGA
- a CDS encoding MoxR family ATPase yields the protein MENDLMQLQEEVKTLTTKLSHLKQEIAKVIVGQEEIVEQLLITFLAGGHALLEGVPGLAKTLMIKSLAQAIDLDFKRIQFTPDLMPSDIIGTEILEEDHSTGKKFFEFNKGPIFANIILADEINRTPPKTQAALLEAMQEFEVTYSGTTYALERPFFILATQNPIEQSGTFPLPEAQQDRFLFYIKIDYPTAQEENEILKATTGAQKNTIESVISGQDILRLQELVREVPISDQLVDYVSRLVRATRPNSTTDDYIQEWVGWGAGPRAGQALILTAKARALQDGRTAVTLNDLQKVAPPVLRHRVIVNYKAEAKGITTDEITKHLLATIGLDS from the coding sequence ATGGAAAACGACTTAATGCAGTTACAGGAAGAAGTAAAAACCTTGACGACAAAGCTGAGCCATCTCAAACAGGAGATTGCTAAGGTCATTGTAGGTCAGGAGGAAATTGTGGAACAACTGCTGATCACTTTTCTGGCGGGCGGACATGCGCTTTTGGAGGGCGTGCCCGGCCTGGCCAAGACCTTGATGATCAAGTCTCTGGCCCAGGCGATTGATTTAGACTTCAAACGCATTCAATTCACGCCCGACCTAATGCCTTCTGACATTATCGGTACCGAAATATTAGAGGAAGATCACAGTACAGGAAAGAAGTTCTTCGAGTTTAACAAGGGGCCTATTTTTGCCAACATCATTTTGGCAGACGAGATCAACAGAACCCCGCCCAAAACACAAGCGGCTCTGCTGGAAGCCATGCAGGAGTTTGAGGTGACGTATTCCGGAACCACCTACGCCCTGGAGCGTCCGTTTTTTATTCTGGCCACGCAAAACCCCATTGAACAATCAGGAACGTTCCCCTTGCCGGAAGCGCAACAAGACCGTTTTTTATTTTACATCAAGATCGATTATCCAACGGCTCAGGAGGAAAACGAAATTTTAAAAGCGACTACGGGTGCACAAAAAAACACCATTGAATCGGTGATCAGTGGTCAGGATATCCTTCGACTGCAAGAATTAGTTCGTGAAGTCCCCATTAGCGATCAATTGGTAGATTACGTCAGTCGATTGGTGCGAGCGACACGTCCCAACTCCACTACTGACGATTATATACAAGAGTGGGTAGGATGGGGTGCCGGACCTCGAGCCGGGCAAGCATTGATCCTGACCGCCAAAGCGCGCGCACTTCAGGATGGCCGTACAGCGGTGACCTTGAATGATCTTCAAAAAGTAGCCCCTCCGGTTTTGCGCCATCGGGTGATCGTGAATTACAAAGCAGAAGCAAAAGGCATTACCACAGACGAAATCACCAAACATTTGTTGGCCACTATAGGTCTGGATTCCTAA
- a CDS encoding DUF4159 domain-containing protein, whose amino-acid sequence MGASNSFFFTRLQYESGDWDVDQRMPSNLLNSLVEYTTLAVDTQEQIVPLGSDDIFKSPFCYLSGHKLVQFTKQEKENFKKYVENGGFVFVDDCNHDIDGLFAKSFERQMEELFPGALKKIPNDHELYSIFFEFEDGPPTTSQELNGWGDDLVHEYLKAIEINNRIAVLYSNKDYGCEWDYDFRNKRWYKIDNTRFGVNIVMYALTS is encoded by the coding sequence ATGGGAGCTAGCAATTCATTTTTCTTTACACGGCTGCAGTACGAAAGCGGTGATTGGGATGTTGATCAACGGATGCCCTCTAATTTGCTCAATTCATTAGTGGAATACACCACCCTAGCTGTAGACACTCAAGAACAGATCGTTCCTCTGGGCAGTGATGACATTTTTAAAAGTCCTTTTTGTTACCTGTCCGGGCACAAACTGGTTCAATTTACTAAACAGGAGAAAGAGAATTTTAAAAAATATGTCGAGAATGGGGGTTTTGTTTTTGTGGATGATTGTAACCACGATATTGACGGGCTCTTTGCCAAATCCTTTGAGCGCCAGATGGAAGAGCTTTTCCCCGGCGCATTAAAGAAAATACCCAATGATCATGAGTTGTATTCGATCTTCTTCGAGTTTGAAGACGGTCCGCCCACAACCTCGCAAGAACTGAATGGATGGGGAGATGATCTGGTGCATGAATACCTAAAAGCCATCGAGATCAATAACCGGATAGCGGTACTTTATAGTAATAAGGATTACGGTTGCGAATGGGATTATGACTTTCGCAATAAGCGCTGGTATAAAATCGACAATACACGATTTGGAGTGAACATCGTCATGTACGCCCTCACTTCTTAA
- a CDS encoding TldD/PmbA family protein, with translation MAIYSKEEARKIMEKALSFSTADACVINLGGSISGNIRYARNTVSTAGHRSNQSLVVQSSYGKRSGTATIDEFDDESLKKVVQRSEELAKLSPENPEFMEPLGPQEYDEAGSYVQATADISPEYRAMVAQKSIEPAAAADVTAAGFLNDSAGFSALMNSKGLFAYNKSTNVDFTVTMRTNDGTGSGWVTRDYNDITKFDPAEASKIAIEKATLSKEPKAIEPGKYTVILEPSAALGLLNGLGNAIDARQADEGRSFMSKDGGTKMGEKIVDERVTLWSDPLNSEVPTATWNGDGQPLRRMTWIENGVVKNLAYSRYWADQKNVQPVPYPSNLIMAGGDASLQELIESTKKGILVTRLWYIRSVDPQTLLYTGLTRDGTFYIENGKIKHPVKNFRFNESPIIMLNNLETLGEQVRVDGNLIPYMKIRDFTFTSLSDAV, from the coding sequence ATGGCAATATATTCAAAAGAAGAGGCACGAAAGATCATGGAGAAAGCATTGAGCTTTTCTACCGCAGATGCTTGTGTCATCAATTTAGGAGGAAGCATTAGCGGGAATATCCGCTACGCGAGAAATACAGTATCTACTGCAGGTCATCGCTCCAATCAAAGTTTGGTGGTCCAGTCGAGTTACGGCAAGCGATCAGGTACAGCAACCATCGATGAGTTCGATGATGAATCTCTAAAAAAAGTAGTACAGCGTTCGGAGGAGTTGGCCAAATTATCTCCGGAGAATCCAGAGTTCATGGAACCCTTAGGGCCTCAAGAATATGACGAGGCTGGAAGTTATGTGCAGGCCACTGCAGATATTTCCCCGGAATACCGCGCTATGGTGGCTCAGAAGAGCATAGAGCCAGCCGCAGCGGCCGATGTGACAGCCGCGGGCTTCCTGAATGATTCTGCGGGTTTTAGCGCATTGATGAATTCCAAAGGACTTTTTGCGTATAACAAATCCACCAATGTTGATTTTACAGTGACCATGCGCACGAATGACGGTACGGGTTCAGGTTGGGTAACCCGCGATTACAACGACATCACCAAATTTGATCCGGCGGAAGCCTCAAAGATCGCCATTGAAAAAGCGACATTATCCAAAGAACCCAAGGCGATAGAGCCTGGAAAGTATACGGTCATTTTAGAACCTTCGGCAGCGCTTGGTTTGCTTAATGGTTTGGGCAACGCGATCGATGCGCGTCAAGCCGATGAGGGACGAAGCTTCATGTCTAAAGATGGGGGGACTAAAATGGGCGAGAAGATCGTTGATGAACGTGTGACCCTGTGGTCTGATCCGCTGAACAGTGAAGTGCCTACCGCCACCTGGAATGGTGATGGACAACCGCTGCGCCGTATGACCTGGATTGAAAATGGGGTGGTCAAAAATCTGGCCTACAGCCGCTACTGGGCAGACCAAAAGAACGTGCAGCCGGTACCTTATCCCAGCAATTTGATCATGGCAGGAGGGGATGCTTCTTTACAAGAACTCATCGAGAGTACGAAAAAAGGAATTCTGGTGACTCGTTTGTGGTACATTCGGTCTGTCGATCCGCAAACCTTACTCTATACCGGACTTACCCGAGATGGTACCTTCTATATCGAGAATGGGAAGATCAAGCATCCGGTCAAGAATTTCCGATTCAATGAGAGTCCCATCATCATGTTGAACAACCTGGAAACACTGGGGGAGCAAGTTCGTGTCGATGGTAATTTAATACCCTACATGAAGATTCGCGACTTTACCTTTACGAGTCTTTCGGACGCGGTATAA
- a CDS encoding TldD/PmbA family protein, whose amino-acid sequence MKRRDFVQLSGLGAGALLMPTALWGNSIPEAALLDPGMDIAIKKKMADVALNTARSLGASYADARIGRYLNQYVFTREDKVQNVVNTESFGIGVRVIANGTWGFASTNEVTEDGIKKATEQAVAIAKANAKIQKEPVTLAPVRSYGEVSWKTPIETNFKDVPVSEKVDLLLNANAAAMENGANFVNSALFMVNEQKYFASTEGSYIDQDIHRIWPTFGVTAVDRSAGKFKTRQAMSAPMGMGYEYMSGKAADKLEGPNGLILYKDSYDMVEDAKTAAMQAKEMLSAKSVDAGKYDLVLEPNHLGLTIHESVGHPTELDRVLGYEANYAGTSFATMDKWKSKDFKYGSDIVNIFADKVQPNSLGAVGWDDEGVKTKKWDIIRDGILVNYQAIRDQVSMLDQDESHGCCYAQSWNDVQFQRMPNISLEPGKEPYSISEMIKDVEKGIYIAGRGSYSIDQQRYNFQFGGTVFYEIKNGEIVGMLNDVAYQSNTQEFWNSCAKICDDRDYRLFGSFFDGKGQPSQVSAVSHGSSTTRFNDINVINTGRSV is encoded by the coding sequence ATGAAAAGAAGAGATTTCGTTCAATTATCGGGATTGGGGGCTGGAGCGCTTCTAATGCCAACCGCGCTCTGGGGTAACTCCATCCCGGAAGCCGCATTACTCGATCCCGGAATGGATATCGCCATTAAGAAAAAAATGGCCGATGTTGCATTGAATACAGCGCGTTCTCTGGGTGCCTCTTATGCAGATGCGCGGATCGGAAGGTACCTCAATCAATACGTATTCACCCGGGAAGATAAAGTGCAAAATGTGGTCAATACCGAATCGTTTGGAATAGGGGTTCGCGTCATCGCCAACGGAACCTGGGGCTTTGCCTCGACCAATGAGGTTACTGAGGATGGAATTAAAAAGGCTACGGAACAAGCTGTGGCGATCGCCAAAGCAAACGCTAAGATCCAAAAAGAACCGGTGACCCTGGCTCCGGTGCGATCCTACGGGGAGGTTTCCTGGAAGACGCCAATTGAGACTAACTTTAAAGATGTACCCGTTTCTGAAAAGGTAGATCTATTGCTGAATGCCAATGCAGCAGCCATGGAGAACGGCGCTAATTTTGTCAATTCTGCGCTTTTTATGGTGAACGAACAGAAGTATTTTGCTTCCACAGAAGGATCATACATTGATCAGGATATTCATCGTATTTGGCCCACCTTTGGGGTCACTGCGGTCGATCGTTCTGCAGGTAAATTCAAGACACGACAAGCCATGAGCGCTCCCATGGGAATGGGCTATGAGTACATGAGCGGTAAGGCTGCTGATAAGCTGGAAGGGCCTAATGGATTGATCCTGTATAAGGATAGCTACGATATGGTAGAGGACGCCAAAACTGCAGCCATGCAGGCCAAAGAAATGCTTTCCGCGAAATCAGTGGACGCCGGGAAATATGATTTGGTACTGGAGCCGAATCACCTGGGTCTCACTATTCACGAATCGGTGGGTCACCCCACAGAATTAGACCGGGTACTGGGCTACGAAGCCAACTATGCCGGAACCAGTTTCGCCACCATGGATAAATGGAAGTCCAAAGATTTTAAATACGGAAGTGATATTGTCAACATTTTTGCTGATAAAGTACAGCCTAATTCCTTAGGCGCAGTCGGCTGGGATGACGAAGGAGTCAAAACCAAGAAATGGGATATCATCCGCGACGGGATTTTGGTGAACTACCAGGCCATTCGAGATCAGGTAAGCATGCTTGACCAAGATGAATCACACGGTTGCTGTTACGCGCAGAGCTGGAATGATGTTCAATTTCAGCGTATGCCCAACATCTCTTTAGAGCCCGGGAAAGAGCCTTACTCCATCAGTGAAATGATCAAGGATGTTGAAAAGGGTATTTATATCGCGGGTAGAGGATCGTACTCCATCGACCAGCAACGGTACAACTTCCAATTTGGAGGAACGGTGTTCTATGAGATCAAAAATGGAGAAATTGTAGGGATGCTTAATGATGTAGCCTACCAATCCAATACCCAGGAATTCTGGAATTCCTGCGCTAAGATCTGTGACGATCGGGATTATCGCTTATTCGGTTCTTTCTTCGATGGAAAAGGACAACCCTCTCAGGTAAGTGCGGTGTCTCACGGTAGTTCTACCACTCGTTTCAACGATATCAATGTGATCAACACTGGACGATCAGTCTAA
- a CDS encoding ATP-binding cassette domain-containing protein, translating to MKPALTPWQRLVSLLELDKRDVKQIIYYAIFAGLLSLTLPLGIQAIINLIQGAQVTTSWIILVVLVTLGVAFQGILQIMQVRILENMQQKIFTRSSFEFAYRFPKIRSTALRKFYPPELANRFFDTLMVQKGLKTILLDFPTATLNIIFGLILLSFYHPFFIIYGLLLLVLVYLVFKFTAVRGLESSLEESKEKYRVAHWLQEVARSLVSFKLSGRTDLAMQRNNKLTEDYLEYRESHFQILILQFAQMVGFKILVTAGLLLIGGLLVLNQQMNIGQFVAAEIIILTVISSVEKLITGLESFYDVLTSLEKIGQVVDKELEDQEGLDPFSSEVPLQIELDKVSFKAIDGDWILRNISMSIKESDRILISGPSGSGKTTLLKVISGIAKPTEGAMFINNSSFSGIRPNAYRARLGQVLPEQTPFEGTILENITFNDPAISSDRVQEVIQLVGLQDFVRRQAQGIHTLIYPEGQHIPHTVSKRMLLARAIVHEPKLLLLKDALEHFETEEAKKLIDYLGSSERPWALVVASNQTSWDQVCTQQIKLSEGAIIQKKP from the coding sequence ATGAAACCAGCTTTGACTCCCTGGCAGCGGCTTGTCAGTTTACTTGAACTCGATAAAAGAGATGTTAAACAAATTATTTATTATGCCATATTTGCTGGTTTGCTATCCCTAACTCTTCCGCTGGGAATTCAAGCCATTATCAATTTGATTCAAGGAGCACAGGTGACCACCTCCTGGATCATCCTGGTGGTACTGGTCACCCTTGGGGTCGCCTTTCAGGGTATTTTGCAGATCATGCAGGTTCGCATTCTGGAGAATATGCAGCAAAAAATCTTTACGCGATCTTCTTTTGAATTTGCCTACCGCTTTCCCAAAATTAGATCTACAGCCCTTAGAAAGTTTTACCCGCCGGAACTCGCCAATCGATTTTTTGACACGCTTATGGTGCAAAAAGGATTGAAAACGATACTGCTCGATTTCCCGACCGCTACGTTGAATATCATTTTTGGATTGATCTTGCTCTCCTTTTATCACCCCTTCTTTATTATTTATGGGTTGTTGTTGCTCGTACTGGTATACCTGGTCTTTAAATTTACTGCGGTACGTGGATTGGAAAGCAGTTTAGAGGAGTCTAAAGAGAAATACCGAGTGGCTCACTGGCTGCAGGAGGTGGCCAGATCATTGGTCAGCTTTAAGCTATCAGGGCGGACTGATCTGGCCATGCAACGCAATAACAAGTTAACCGAGGACTATTTAGAATACCGCGAAAGCCATTTCCAAATTCTAATTCTTCAGTTTGCTCAAATGGTGGGCTTTAAAATTCTGGTTACGGCTGGTCTATTATTGATTGGAGGACTACTCGTATTGAATCAGCAGATGAATATCGGGCAGTTTGTCGCCGCGGAGATCATCATTTTGACGGTGATTAGCTCTGTGGAAAAATTGATTACCGGATTGGAGAGTTTCTACGACGTACTGACCTCCCTAGAAAAAATTGGTCAGGTGGTAGATAAAGAATTGGAAGACCAGGAAGGTTTAGACCCATTCTCCAGTGAAGTACCCCTGCAAATCGAATTGGATAAGGTAAGCTTTAAAGCTATTGACGGTGATTGGATACTTCGTAACATTTCAATGAGCATCAAGGAGTCTGACCGCATTCTAATCAGTGGTCCCTCCGGTTCCGGAAAAACCACCTTACTCAAGGTTATTTCCGGAATTGCCAAACCCACGGAAGGAGCGATGTTCATCAATAACAGTTCTTTTAGTGGCATCCGTCCCAATGCGTATCGGGCCCGACTGGGTCAAGTGCTCCCCGAGCAAACGCCCTTTGAAGGAACCATTTTGGAGAATATCACCTTCAACGATCCTGCTATTAGTTCAGATCGCGTGCAAGAGGTTATTCAATTGGTGGGATTACAAGATTTTGTTCGCAGACAGGCTCAAGGGATACACACCCTCATCTATCCTGAAGGACAACACATTCCGCATACGGTTTCTAAACGTATGTTGCTGGCACGTGCCATTGTGCATGAGCCAAAATTACTCTTACTAAAAGATGCTCTTGAGCACTTTGAAACTGAGGAAGCCAAAAAATTAATCGACTATCTGGGCAGCTCAGAACGACCATGGGCGCTTGTTGTCGCAAGCAATCAGACCAGTTGGGATCAAGTCTGCACCCAGCAGATCAAATTGAGTGAAGGGGCTATCATCCAAAAAAAGCCGTAA
- a CDS encoding HlyD family efflux transporter periplasmic adaptor subunit, giving the protein MLNISNNPLNKKVDTSTYAAFAKADKRQHFKYFNRFLFAFAVIGVIILFLPWTQTVSGKGYVTTLTPDQRPQTIQSPIPGRIEAWYVREGAYVQQGDTLLRISEIKNEYQDPLLVERTQQQRDAKSNAVDSYKGKVNALTNQIAALKQERQLKLEQAENKLLQAQFKVQSDSIDLVAARTNKDIAQRQFVRDSTLQQEGLKATVDVEGKRLKLQETQAKLISQQNKLLGSKNELINARLDITRTAAEYAEKISKAESDKFTASSDQFDSEAQVSKLENASANYAIRNRMLWITAPQDGYINKAIISGIGETFKEGEKLVGIMPANYDLAVETFVEPIDLPLIHPGEKIRVQFDGWPVIVFSGWPDASFGTYGGVVVAVETFISSNGKFRVLIAPDPQGEDWPQGVRVGSGARTLALLNDVPIWYELWRKLNGFPPEYYTPEQQATANTK; this is encoded by the coding sequence ATGTTGAATATTTCCAATAATCCGTTGAATAAGAAGGTTGATACCTCTACCTATGCCGCTTTCGCGAAAGCGGATAAACGGCAGCATTTCAAATACTTCAATCGGTTTTTATTTGCTTTTGCAGTCATTGGAGTTATCATTCTATTTCTGCCATGGACACAAACCGTTTCGGGTAAGGGGTATGTCACTACGCTAACCCCAGATCAACGTCCACAGACTATCCAGTCCCCCATCCCCGGGCGGATTGAAGCCTGGTACGTGCGCGAAGGTGCCTATGTACAGCAAGGAGATACCCTGCTGCGCATATCGGAGATCAAAAATGAATATCAGGACCCACTGTTGGTCGAGCGAACCCAACAGCAGCGCGATGCCAAAAGTAATGCTGTAGACTCGTATAAAGGGAAGGTGAATGCCCTAACCAATCAGATTGCGGCCTTAAAGCAGGAGCGTCAACTCAAATTGGAGCAAGCCGAAAATAAACTTCTGCAGGCGCAATTCAAGGTGCAGAGTGACAGTATCGATTTAGTGGCAGCACGCACCAATAAAGATATCGCTCAACGACAGTTCGTACGGGATTCAACACTACAGCAGGAAGGGTTGAAAGCCACGGTAGATGTTGAAGGCAAACGACTGAAGCTTCAGGAGACTCAAGCTAAGTTAATTTCCCAGCAAAACAAATTGCTGGGGAGCAAGAACGAGCTCATCAATGCCCGGCTCGATATCACGCGCACCGCAGCAGAATATGCTGAAAAAATAAGCAAAGCCGAAAGTGATAAATTCACCGCATCTTCCGATCAGTTTGACAGCGAAGCCCAGGTCAGTAAACTGGAGAACGCCTCAGCCAACTATGCGATCAGGAATCGTATGCTTTGGATCACTGCACCTCAAGATGGCTACATCAATAAAGCCATCATTTCCGGAATTGGTGAAACCTTTAAAGAAGGGGAAAAACTGGTGGGGATCATGCCTGCCAATTACGATCTGGCTGTTGAAACCTTTGTAGAGCCTATCGATCTACCGCTGATACATCCAGGAGAGAAGATCAGGGTTCAGTTTGATGGATGGCCCGTGATCGTATTCAGTGGTTGGCCGGATGCTTCTTTTGGAACTTATGGAGGGGTGGTTGTCGCCGTGGAAACCTTCATTAGCAGTAATGGAAAATTTAGAGTGCTCATCGCACCTGATCCACAAGGAGAAGACTGGCCGCAGGGTGTACGCGTAGGATCAGGAGCTCGCACGCTGGCCCTGCTCAATGATGTTCCCATCTGGTACGAATTGTGGCGAAAACTCAATGGATTCCCACCTGAATATTACACTCCGGAACAACAGGCAACCGCTAATACCAAGTGA